CACCTGTGTCTGGCTTCTCTGGGcttgctaaaaaaaccaaacaaacatgcaaaaaaaaaaaaaagagggacacCCAGaatatgttgggttttgtttgtttgtttctttttccaccaTAAATCACACTGATGTgttgggaggaagaagggaagctATCCACCCTGAAGCAAGTATTGATTATTTTAAGCATCCATGGCACCAGCTGCTCGTAGCTCTTTTTCAGCAGCTGAAGGGGTTATTTATGAGTGGGAGGCTTAGGCTGAGGCACTTTGAAGACAACGAATACACTGTAAAAGCAAGTATAGCGATTTCCAAGCTGCTTGTTGGTTCTTATGGCAAAAGCAGATCTATGCCACCTGAAAAGTATTCCTGAACGCACCTAACCTCTTCACCAGTACAGAAGAACGGCTCTTAACTTACCTCAATACTGGCACTGGGGCATGCAGGCAGCTCGGCAGGCTGAGAATGTGGGGAGCCAACAGCAGCCCCCCCGCACCCTCACTGAGCCCGGGTGCAAGCAGAGGGACCGGAGAGATGCTCTTTCACAGCATCCCACTTGCATCGTCCCGTCGTGCTACCGGCACCCTGTCCTGAAGCCACGGCTCGGGTGGGAGAAGCCTCATTCGGACCAGGGACCACAGGGACAGGGGTGCTGCGGTGGGAAGTTTCGGTTCTTGGTGCTTCAGAGGGCTCTCGCTCTTTCAGCAAGAAAAGGAACCGTGATTAGTTCCTGGTACGATGCCTATTGGCATATAATTACATAATGGATCTTAAACAGCAGGAGCCATGCTGCACAAAGACAAATGCAATGACTTATTCGAGGGTTTTCACCGCTGTCTGAATCTCCACAGGCATTTTTGTCCTTTGAAGCCTGCCGCTAGGCTCAAATGTCTATTATACCACATATTAATGAGGTAAATAAGCAGTTTTATTACGTTTAATTTATCTACAATTTTTGGATGCTAGAAGccatcagttttctttttaactgaaaaaataccGAGAGACAAGCTACATGCAGAATTAACAGAAGTTACTGTTAGTGTGTAGTAACTTCCTCTGTTCTAACATCGCCTGCAAGATTTATGGGCATTTCAGATGAAAGTATTCAGAGCACTAAGGGCATCATTTATGGTTAAAAGAGAGCAGAAAGGTagcaaatactgaaaacaataaaTCTTGACATTAACATTTAGTGAAGGAGGTACTGTTCCAAGCAGACATTAGCTATATGACTCGAGAGAGCCCAGTGGCTCTTGACATCCAGCCCAAAATCAGGACTGCGTATACTCAAGACAAGGCCACGTCAGGCGCACATTCAATTACCACATACGATGACTTGCCTAATGCAAAAGGTCTTAGCTGTGTGATCTCTGGGTAGCTTtgttaaaattaattcttttgggggaaaaaaaaaaaaagaaatctatccaGGCAGTTCCCAAGTTTTCAAATTCTTCTTCCTAGCGTACTCTGAGCAGGTTCCTCCTTTGTCAGACTTGGCAGTCCGCcttcaacaccccccccccccccaagtcacgCTGTATTTGCTGCTGTTGTGCATTCAAATTTATTGAATTTCCTGCCGCACTTCAGCCTCTGAACAAAGCAGCTTTCAGCCTCACAAGTAAGCTTTATCATACTTCAGCCCCTAATGAACGAATCACTTTTCGTTGCAACTGGAGATACTGATTATAGTCGATATGAAAGCACGGAGCGCTTTTAAGGAACAACATTTGTAAGGGTCCGGGATGCTCCTTTATAAACTCGCATTCCCAAAAGGGACAGAAGCGGAAAACTCAGCTACAGCTCAACTACTGCTGTTTCCCTCATtgttagaagaaagaaaaaccaaaccaaaagtgGGTCTGACATCAATCCAGCATAAACTAAATTTGGCAGGAATTTGGCAATTGTTAAGACAGACTTGCTTGAAAACGTTACTGAAAATTGATGAACACAGCAAAAGTACATGCAAACTCAGTTAAAATGGTAGGAAGATGCATGTGTTTCATAGCTAGTGCTACAAATAACTCTCTACATTTGCTTAAACGAAATAGAATTACTCTCCATACCTTCTCATGCCCCATGCTTTTCTTGCTGGCCTTTGAGCGTAGCTATTTCACACCTGTGTTATATTGgttcattattttttccacagctgtagcaatgcatttaataaataaaatttcctCAGATCATCTCTCCACTGTCATTCCTGaagtttcagaggaaaaaagtgtttgaaCAAACCTGGAGCAAGAGGGAATACTGTACAAAAACGTACCACATCGCTACGTTGTGCAACTGATCTATAGAAAGGTTTATCTCCCGCGATTTAATGGAACAGTCAACACAGACATCGGTTGGTGTAAAGGACCGACATCCACGTGAAATGGGTAAATCCCAACGCGCGGCACTAAACTGTCTTTTACTCCGCTCAGTAAATTCAACTTAACACGTTCCTACACGCTCCAACGTTCAGCTGCGAAGCGTTTACCACACCGCAGCAAACGTTTCGGTCTGCCTCGTGTTCCGAGAAGCTGGGTAACACCGACACGAGAGCGGCAGTAAGGGGCCAAggcaccttctcctccccaccagaCACTTTGTACCCTTGGCCCTCCCGCCCCCTCCTCGCCTCTCCCGACCGGGGGTCGCTGACAAAGGCTGCGGCCgctgcccccccacaccccccaccccggcctgGGACGGGGCTGAGACCGCGTTGCCCCCGCACACCCCCGGCCTCGCCTCTCCGCGGTCCCGGGAGCCAACACGGCGCCGTGgccgtgtcccccctccccgaaaGGGACCCCCCCCCGCGTCGCCTCCGTTCCCttgcccgccgccgcgccggttCACCGAGGAACCCACCGGCTCAGCGCGTTGTTGGGAgccgagcgggggggggggggggggggggggaatgggggatGTGCCGGTACCCGCAGCCGCCCGAATCGGGCTAATAGGTGCCCCGTACGGGTGCTCGGCACGGCGAGCAGCCCGGCAGCCTTCCCCCGAGGCGGGCGGCGAACCAGGAGAGCGGGCACAGCTCAACGCGGAGCTCACCGAGGCGCTAAGGCTAGTGCAAGGCAACGGCCGTTTAttggaataaataaaaaggagCTTTTATGTACAAAATATACAAAATCATGACGCGCATCTTACAAAGTAGGCgagagccttaaaaaaaaatcggggaggggaggcaggacgCCCACAGCCGGCCCCTCTCcctccaccgccgccgccgctcctttGTCCCCCGCCCCAGCGCCTTCCCGGGGACCGGCTccgggccggggccgagccccccccgccgccccccgggtctCGGGGCAGAAGAGCCGCGGGGAGCGGCCGGCGgcgcctcctcctccccgggccCCGCTGGGGCTCAGAGGGTGCCCAGGTGCGGCAGCGTCTCCAGCCTGTCGGGGCGGTCGCGGTCGCGGCCGGCCGCGCTCTCCACGCCGCGCAGCCACTCGGTGCACTTTCGCACCAGCCCTTCGTCcagcgcggcccccgccgccgcctcctcctcctcctcctcgtatTCCTCGTCGTCGTAGCGGTGCCTGTCGTTGAGCAGCGAGATCTTCAGCAGGGCGCGCAaatcgccgccgcccgcccggcctccgcgccgcgccggccccggccccggccccgctctgcCGCCGGGGGAAGGGGCGGGCTGCCCCCGCTGCCGCTCCAGGCTGCGGCGCTGCAGCACCCGCACGGCCTCCGGCGGCAGGCTCAGCGAGAACCGCGGCGccggctcccccgccgccccccccagGCTCTCGCAGGAgcggctgcccggccccggcgcccgcgggcggccccgcggctgcggcggcggggcgggctgggggcGCGTCCCCCGCTCGGCCGGCGGCCTCCGCGGCGGCTGCCGCTGCAGGGAGGCGCAGGGCCAGGAGCCGGAGAGGGGGCCCGGCCGCTCCGGGGGCGCCGCCCGCGCCTTCCTGGCCGCCTTCTCCTCCGCCGCCCGAGGCGCAGCCTTCttgggggccgccgccgccggcgccttCTTGGGCTGCGCccgggcggccccgggggaagcggcgggcgccgccggcaGGATGGGCGGCAGGGAGGCGGCGCGGCCGGGAGCCCCCTCCGGCTCCTCGCTGCGGGCCCAGGCGGCCGCGCTGCGCGGGGGAGCCCCGGGCAGGGCGGCGCATCTCCCCGCGGGCGGGCAGGGCCCCGCTGCGCGCCGGGGCTGCAGCCCCATGGCGagaggcggccggcggcggcggcggcggcggcagggcgggCTCCGCCTGCGCCGGCAGCCGCCGCTTTTGGCCCCCCTCCCCCGATAACCCGTCCCCCTTACCCGCCCTTCGCCCGCCCCGGGAACAGCCTTCCGCGGGGTGGGCGTGCGGGCGGGGGTCCTCCCGGCGCTCCTCCGCCTTGCCGGGCCAGCCGGCCCGGTGGGGTCGGGTCCGCCGCCGTCCCCGGCCCGGAGCAGAgccgaagggggggggggggggggcccggcgggaCTCCTGCTCCCGAGGGGCTCCTGCtccccccagggcaggcaggctCTAAACTCCTCCCAAAGCCCTCAAGCGTCCACGGGCGAAAGGGCTGGCTTTTGGTGTCCCCTTAAACCAGCGCCCTCACGCCGCCTTCGAAACACGAACGGTTAGTTCGAGCTCCTGGACTCCTGGACGTACCGGGAGTAAGGGCAGGGAGAGCCGACACGAGTGCCGTCAGCCACGCCGAGACCTAGAGCAGACTCACACCTACGTGAAATTCCAAAACGCACCAGCCACGTCGAGGACAAGAGCAGCCTGGCTTGGTAACGAAGGGCGTAGGCCAGAGATCCTTCCTCCTAGCCTCAACTCCTTCTGAGCAATGTGCTTTGCCTCAATCACAACACTCCTGGTcgtttggtttgaggtttttttgaggAGGATGCGAAGGAGCCAAAGATACCACTGAAAGGCGGCAGTGTGTGTGCCAGACAAAGAAAGTGAATCCTTAAatgttcaggaaagaaaaacaaacaagaaagcacATGATGTAGCAGACCTAAGTGTATATAAAAGCATACCAGTACATGGAACTTTTGGACCTCGGTTCTCGAACCTGTGCTGCTGATCTAATACTAAGTGTTAACTCATGGGTGTTAACTTTGTTATTTACCATAGcacataaaaagaattaaaaaaccccagcagaatAACTAATACCATTCTAATTAAAGATGACAGCGATGGTGATTGTGTACTGGAACTAGTGGCTGATGGGCAAAGCCAATTCTGGAGCAAACAACTTCCCGGTCCTGAAGCACCGACTGATGGGATGGGATGTCCCCGGTGCCAGTTACGGTCAGTGTCCCAACAGGAAAGAGCCACCGGGGAAGGGGCAGTGACAGTCATTTCCAGGATGACATCCATCACTACCTAAACACATACTAGTTCATCCTCAACGCAAACTAAAAACTCAAAGAAACTAGAAATTCACTCAAGGGTCCACCAGCACGCCAGGTCTGAtgggcagagctggagaagcTGTCACGACACCAAGCAGTACTAACGAGCCCAAGAGCCTGCTGCTGCAGGGTCAGGACTACCTGGTCCCCCCCATCACCTGCAGGAAGGATGTCTAGCTGGCAATTTATTGTTACTAATCAGTTAACAGGGGTGGCTTGGTTGGCAGTTTAGCTGCAAAACCATGCAGTCATCCTTTATCCAGCTTCCCCCAAAGATGTTGCTCTTTTGTGCAACACACACTGAGATTTAACAGAAATGTACTGTAATTCGTCTCTTCAGCCTGAACCCCAAATACTACAAGGCAGGGGGTTTTCCCCTTCCTGACACTGAAGCTCACACCTTTTCAAATCCATTCCCCTCTTCTTCTATTTGTGgatcagtgggaaaaaaaaataatccaaaacaaCTGGGGCTTAGAACACAGCTAATCAAGCACATGCTGCTAAAAGAACCTCCTGTAACATAGTATCACCCATCAAACATTAAGGATTTAACTTTGCTCCTGAATAACTGAGTAACTCTTAGTTGCAAAAAACTAGAAATGGGAACATCTTATTGAAGCTAGGCAAAGTATTAGACTTCAATTTAACAGTTTAAGTCAGAATGGCCAGTTTGTCTGAATACTAACACTAAGAAGCTTTAAAGTAACTTCTGCAAGTCTAATAACCAAATTTGGATATAGTCATGTACATAtcccattttttaatatattttcatatttattcaaGTGTAATGCTGAAATTTTCAGCCCTGTATAGCAGATTCCTAAATAAAAAGTAGTTTAGGCACctttaaaactgatttatttcacAAATCTCATCTATACATTAGCCATAAGTTCTTTTAGTAAAAAGTATTtaagtaggaaagaaaagaaatcatttaaAATATAGCTTTTTAATAAAATCCAACAAGCTTTAAAAAGACCTTTCACAGATTTTCGTTAAGCTTTTTCCATAAGGCACATGTATAGGCATTTCAAAGGAGCAGTTAATTATAACTTACCAAATCTTTACAACGTTTATAAAACTCTTGTCTTTGGAAATGCATACAGTAAATAATATACAAACATAAATGGCACATTGCGCATTTTAGACAGAACTGTAAATGAAATCTTTATGCATACTACCCAGACCTTAGTGGCCTGCCTCCACTGGGGAATAAACTGTGCTACTGGATGCAATGTAGTTTTAAGACTACTCTGCACAAAGTatttaaatgtacttttttgttaaaaaaaaagcctaaaggTTCCAGGGTAAACACAAAGAGTTCacccaatttattttaaaaactgtttctaGTACAGATTATTTAATCCCCCAGATGCAAGAGGCAAGGAAAATACTAAATTGTTACTGGGTATTTCATGAGTGGAAAAGTATAGTTTTCCGAGCAAAATTCACAGAGGAATAAAAGTTGGCTTTTAAAGCATACAGTGGTTCCTGGTTTTAATTTACCCTAGACAGGACGAGAAGCATTTAATCACAGCgtccctttaaaaagaaaagaaaagaaaaacaaaaagagtcaagatatttgttattttctttacatacacacaaaccattatgcatttaaaattaaaaaaactacataaagacaaaaatcaataGTTTGTCAAACGGCATCTTAACAGCCATTGTTATGTTGAGTACATCTACAGCACCAGCTAAAGCAAAGGCTCAAGCCCATTCTGAAGCTCAGGTCTGCCCATATTGTCCAAGTCTTCCACACTGTTTACACTCAAGCACATGCTAAAATGCAGACATAGTGTTAAAAATTGTTCTGCAGCACACTTGGTGGCTTAGCAAAGGTCAAAGCCTTATTTTGCAAAGGCTGGCCAGCAAGGGCAGGGCTGAGGAGCATGCCAAATCCAGACAATCAGCAAAGCACAGGTGCTTTTGAGTCCAAGCCACATTGGAGTTAGACCATCATGTCACCCGAAAAAAACACCCAGGCTGAAGGGTTTAAAGTGCATGTACTAACAGTGCAGGATGAAAGGTTCGCTCAGCCTTAACGTTTGAAAGATCGAAAGGGTCTGTTTCTTTAACTGACAATAAATCAACCATTTTCTGACTATTCTACTTACATCACTCCAGTCTATTTTTCGCTTTCTCAAAAATGTAACAACTTATTAAAGGAGTGGAATTTGTATGCTGTTGTTGGTCAAtttgaaaaaatgaagaagaatacTATCATGACTCTTTAAGGTCATTGTAtgtatggttttttttgttgtttgggttttttgttgttgttattgctgcataggtttggggtggggtttttgccaTGCCAGCAGGAGAGccaccattatttaaaaaaaaaaaaaaaaacaacacccaaccCCACAAACAAGTAAACTGTTGTTAAGAGTAAACCATTAAGAGAGTGAAATCAAGTACTGATAATATTGTTGAAATCAAGACAAATGCATACTTTAAACAAGTTACATAATCCTGTTCTCTGGCACTTAACATGGTTTAGATCACTATTTCCCTAAGAAAGGCAGCCTGTACAAGAAATTTATGGTAGCATTCCacacaaacaaataataattCCTAAAGTAATGACTGTATTACTAAAAGCAGCCTGTGTAAAATTCAGTTCTTTGGCTCATATGATctaataaacaaatgaaaacaaagaaattaagtgATGCATATAACCTATTGTTTTTCTGACCAGAACTTGGAAGTACTGTCGGTAGGGAAGAAAAGACCAGTGACTAGCAGGTCAACTTGTTTTCTGTGCAtagcagaacattttaaaaataaaaaaaagagaggaggggaagaaaaaaaaaaatgaccctACTGAGACTGCCACATGGACACAGGAACTATAAGAATTCAGACTACTACTTTTGACTGGGTTAGCTTGAGGTATCAAAAATAGTAAGATGACCATTTGAAGCCTGAGTTCAGTTAAAGTGTTTAATCCATTGTAATTATCAACTACTATctttaatatatacatacatggcTTAATAATCCTCCCTAGATCAAatctgaagctttaaaaaaaaataaaaatccatagTACAGATCTTTCAGCAAAGTTACAGAAACACTACAGAAGATATCAGATGAAAGCGATAGACAATACTTTGTATTCattcctctcccccccacccccctacaGAAAACCTCATTAAGTAACATACAGACATGGaagcacttcatttttttaaaaaacacactgcTGAAAGACCAATCTGCATTTTAcgtgaaacattaaaaatagatttttctttttgtttacttgCATGTGGTTTCACTATGCATTTGGCTAGCTTTCGTTccctttttgtacacacaagagcgcaaagaaagagagaagcttGCCAAAACGAAAATTAACATGAAGCACTGCCTTTGCCTCTCCTAAAAATGATGGAGGAATTCAGAAGTAGACTTAGCAGCTGAAACTAtgcttgtttctttgcttttaactAAGACCTCAGATCCGcaagttatttttaatgtaagTACTGGAAAAGTCACTATTGCatcaatgcatttttaaatcactagagaatttaaacaaaaattcaatttattttcagaaatgaaaatcgGAATGAAATTTAACAAAGTGAATTACTATGCACTTTACTTGTATTTAAAGCTTATCTTCAGCATTACCGTGAGTTCAGCTATGtcattttctaaaaattaaaagggAGAAGGACATGTTTTTTCACATATTGAATTTAAGGactcttttctcctctccctagCATAAAGATAACTGAGTTTTGTTAAGATGGAAGTAATTATGCAGACTCACCTTGCAAAAGGAATATACGAGAGACTATAcctgaaaaagagaggaaaagagtaTATTCAACAGTGTTCACATCTCTCCTAGAACCCAATTATTTCACTGCAGTCCAGCGTTAATAAAAGCAACCTGTTGTAACAAAACTTTTAAGATTACCTGCTCAATTCAATGCTTACCTGAGAAAAGACATGCTTGGACAAGAACTAAACATACTGCCAAGgatttcctggggtttttttttgttggtttttttttttttttttaaatatcattcatAACTTCTATTGCACGTAAACTTAAAAAAGCATATTTACTATCACCAGTTTCAAAAGGGATGGAGATTTCTGGAAAAACTGTATTCTTCCAACGTGATATAGACaactttttccagtttaaaagaCAATATACATTACTATGCAAATACACATCCAATATTATTTATGTAACTCTAAACACAGATATATGCTGTAGTAGGAATAATATGCCACAATTGTGACACTCAAACAGCT
This genomic window from Accipiter gentilis chromosome 5, bAccGen1.1, whole genome shotgun sequence contains:
- the PRR18 gene encoding proline-rich protein 18, producing the protein MGLQPRRAAGPCPPAGRCAALPGAPPRSAAAWARSEEPEGAPGRAASLPPILPAAPAASPGAARAQPKKAPAAAAPKKAAPRAAEEKAARKARAAPPERPGPLSGSWPCASLQRQPPRRPPAERGTRPQPAPPPQPRGRPRAPGPGSRSCESLGGAAGEPAPRFSLSLPPEAVRVLQRRSLERQRGQPAPSPGGRAGPGPGPARRGGRAGGGDLRALLKISLLNDRHRYDDEEYEEEEEEAAAGAALDEGLVRKCTEWLRGVESAAGRDRDRPDRLETLPHLGTL